The DNA region ATTGTTAAGGTCATTTATAGTCTTCTAGAAtgcatttttcttgtttattattgtttgGTAATGCTGAATATTCTATAATTTGCTATGTTTTCTATGTATGACTCTGTATTAAGTGACATATTCATGCTTACTTTGGAGGAGTCAATGTTAATTCTCACTTCTCTCTTTGCCTGTTAAGTAATTTTTTACGACTGAGTCCACATCTAACTATAATTATTCTGAGGTATACACTTTCTTCGCTCTCAATATTTAGGATTAGAATATCTTTCATGACTTGTTTAAGTAGTGTTCTATAACAAATAGGCTTCTACTTGTGCTTCTGCTATGCATTCTCTCTTTTCTGCTCTGCCTCTTTGCCTCTGCTATTTTTGTGATAAAATTTGTGATCAAAAACAAAAAGGTAATCAAGATATATATAAACACACACATCACTGTATGTAATAACAAACTTAGAAGTACCTTGGTGTGTGTTTGGCAAATACGGCGCACTGTTACATTACAAAGACATATCATTTTGTCCATGGGATATATCACTTCCTCAGTAGTATAGGTGTTAGCATGCTCAATTGTTCCCTTTAGCTTTGTTAAAAGTTTATCAAATTTCTAATTAAGGTCACAGTCACAAGTAGCTAAATTCAGATAAAATTTGATACATCAAATTAAAGTACACATTTAccaagtaataaaaaataatttccatTCACGAATAGGAAAGAATAAAAATTCTGATCTTTGTAACTCTCCTTGATTAGGAAATATACCTCTTGCACTAAAGCTGGATTGGTTTCGTATAGCTGCAGCAGATCCTTCATATACACTCCTTTTTATTAACAAACACACGTTACTCTTTCCAGTAATAACTAGATCATACATTAGTTACCAAATTTTAATGCTAACAATTTCTTATGTACATTTGGGATATTAATTACTTGTCTATTTATTTATGGTCATATATTTTGGtcctttagaaaaaataaaaaacaaaagaaattaaagacaGTGACTATAATGTTGTTTAATTAAGCCTTAGAAATTAACCGACTATATCCTCCTAAAACCAGCAAAAACCAAGGACTAAATTCATGTTACATCCGACCACTCACCATTTGatcatttttttttctgaattaaGAGTTGTGGCTTAATTTCATTGAAATGTTTAGAAACTCactagtaatttttaattttgccaaatttttttcACCGTTAAGCCGTTCACTTGTATAATAGAATagcttttattttaatattatttaatcctTCATTTAATTTATAGGAAAGATcttgatctattaatttttctcACTGTCAAATTAatctctctttctttccctgTTAACTAGTAATATTCTATTagcattttcttttaaaaaaaattagatgacTAATATATTCTCTTTTTCTCTGTTAACTAACCCTTtactttctctttatttattttctttttttatatttttgttcatTATATGTGCtccttaattttttgttttgtatataGTGAGCAGTGGTTGCGTTATATGTTTGTTATGGACTATGTGTCATGCATTCTTTGGATTTTATTATAGCTATATTTgtgttttaactttttttttctattgagGCTTGTGATTTCTGGtgcttatttttaatattttttttaggtaTGTTAAGCTTGTCATATATTCAATGGACAAGGATTGGATGCAAATTAAGAATAGAGCCCTTTTACAATATAGGAGAGGTGTCAACGAGTTCTTAGATTTTGCCTTTAGTCATACAAACAATGATAAGATATATTGTCCGTGTTTTAAATGCAATAATTGCCTTAGAAAATCTCGTGAGCAAGTATAATTTGATCTTCTAAGTCATGGCATAGTGAGAAATTATACAATTTGGTACCACCATGGAGAATCGCTACAAGATGAGTCACCCCATTCAAGTTCATTTGATAGTGAGGATGATTATATGGATAAAGATGACATGGAAAACATGTTAAGGGATCATTTTGGAGTTTGGGATATAGAAGAGGATATTGAAGAACCTAATGAAGAGCATATAGAAGAGGATATAGGAGAACCTTATGAAGAGCATGTAGAAGAACCTAATGAAGATGCAGCAAAGTTTTACAAACTTTTGGATGATTCTGAGAAAGAACTATATCCAGGATGTACGTACTTTTCAAAGCTCTCGTTTTTGATGAGATTATTCCATATTAAATGTCTTGGTGGATGGAGTAATAAATCATTTTCTATGTTACTTGAGTTATTGAATGATTCTTTTCCAAAAGGGGTACAACTACCGGCGTCTTACTATGAAGCTAGGAAGATTATTCGAGATCTTGGCTTGGATTATGAGAAAATAGATGCTTGTATTAATGATTGTATGCTATTCTGGAAAGATCATGATAAGAAAGAAACTTGTGATCATTGTGGTGCTTCAAGGTGGAAGTTTGAGGAGAAAgatggaaagagaaaaaaaattcctATAAAAGTTCTCCGTTACTTTCGAATAACTCCAAGGCTTAAAAGATTATATATGTCAACAAAGACAGCATTTGATATGAGATGGCATGATGCAAAGCGAATTGATGATGGGTATTTACGTCATCCAGCTGACTCAGAATTATGAAAAAGATTTATGGCTTAAAGACTCATGATTGTCATGTTCTTCTAGAGTGCTTCCTTCCGCTTGTTTTACGGGGTCTTTTCTCATCACATGATGTGCGTAGTGCATTAATAGGACTTTGCAGTTTTTTCAAGGAGTTGTGCTCAAAAGTTCTAACAGTGAAAAATCTTGAGAAGATTGAAGAACAAATCATTATCACACTTTGCAAGTTGGAAATGATATTTCCGCCTTCATTTTTTGATGTCATGATCCATTTACCTATCCATTTGGCAAGTGAGGCTAAGATTGCAGGACCAGTCCATTATCGATGGATGTACCCTATTGAGAggtaaatattattttatcatgtaattttttagataaaatattcaataaatttcTTTACTTATATATTGTCCCTTTTTGAACAAAGGTATTTACGTGGCTTAAAAGCTTATGTACGTAATCGAGCTCATCCAGAAGGTTCAATTGCTGAAGGATATCTTGCAAATGAATGCTTATTATTTTGCTCAAGATACTTTAATGGTATTGAAACAAAGTATAATCGAGTTGGAAGAAATTGGGATGGTGCAATAACTCATGGTTATAAAGTTGAAATAAAGGATAAAGTATTACCGATTTTCAAGCAAAATGGAAGACCCTCAAGAAATTGTAAAGTGACAAGAAGATTGAGTCTAGAAGAAATAAAGCAAGCTCATCTTTATATTTTGAAGAACTGTGATCAAGTTACTCCTTTCATATGGTAAGCATAGTTGTATTTAGATAatatttagctttttttttaGAAGTATTGCTTGAAACTTATTGGCCTTTATAAATGCAGTAAACATAAAGAAATATTAGAAGAAGAGAACCCAAGAAATGTTCAAAAACGACATGATCAAGAATTTTCAGATTGGTTTGAAAGTCATGTAAGTCCTAAATATGGATGAAATATTACATACTACTTTTTAATCAGGTTACATACTATTTAAAGTCATGTAagaatttttttaactatatctttttctttttcaaatcaggtTACATGTTTGTacaaagaaaaagataaacaagTAACCCATCAACTTTTATGTTTAGCAAGAGGTCTAGCAAGAGAAGCCACATGCTATAAAGGATACAAAGCAAACGGTTTTATCTTCCACACAAAAGATTGTGAGAATCatagaaaaactcaaagtagtgGAGTTATGGTAAAGCTAAATTGTGGAAAggagtattatggagtcattgaGGATATTGTGGAGTTATCATATATGAATGATAACAAAGTTGTAATGTTCAAATGCTTATGGTGGGATGTGGACAATTATGGTAGAGGAGTGAAAGTAGATGAATATGGTGTCACCCTGGTAAATAAAGGTCGCACTTTGAAGACAAGAGAAGTATTTGTTATGGCATGTCAATCTGAGCAAGTATTCTATGTTGAAGATATTTGTAACTCCAATTGGCAATGTGTTGTAAAAGTCACACCACATGACTATTTTAGTATGCCtttagaagaggaggaggaggaggaagtggCTGATGATAAGTTTGATGAATAAATAGAGTAatagaaagattttattttttttttcttgaaaccTTTTCTAATAGAAATTAATTGCAAttatgtttttaggattttaatgtttttatttaatattttttaatgaaatccTTTTGATGTGCTGTTGTTGGTTTTAATAATGAATATGATTTGTTGATTTAGCCAAAGACCTCAAAGATTGCTAATAGTGTTGCTGCTAGAAGAAAGAAAGGGATTCAGAGTCTTGTATCTAAAAGAAATTTAGCTCCATCAAGTCACTTACAACAAGCTGATTTTCTTTCTAATAATGATGGAGAGCATGGAAAAAAAGTAAGTTCATCAAGCCACTCACAAGTTAGAAGGACATTTGACTCCCTTTCTAATAATGATGGAGTGCATGGAAAAAAAGCAAGTTCATCAAGTCACTCACAACTTAGAAGGCAATTTGACTCCCTTTCTAATGATGATGGAGTggatgaagaagaattcgaatcCGGTATATTCTTTAGCATTCTTTAATTTCATTAATCTCTTTTGGATATTTATTATGAGGTGGATTTAGTTTTctgacataaaaatattaatagcatgactaattttatttgtatatcTTCCTTTTGACATTAATACTATACCATAAACTTTGAAGCTAGTGACTGCAATccaaaaaatattagtgctatacCATATAGATTTAAAGGGTGATGGGGTGTGAGAAAAAaagataagagaagagaagagaagggcaGTGATTAAAAACTGAAGGAGGGGCCAGGGGCATGGGTCAGGGGTGGGTGCGTGCAGTGCAGTGCAAGGTGTGACAAAGACAAGCTCTTTATTAttctccccccccccccactaaattaaaatttactgtTTTCTTTGTATTTTCTCCACTTGTTGTCTAAATAAATTCCTTGTATTGAACAATGCATAGAATAGAATTTAACATGTGCCAACTTGAATTTAATGTCTGATTTATCAAAGGCTAATATATGTCTGAAAAAATAATATCTTGCTCCTATTATTTCACTGATTTAAACAGATTTTGTTGCACCGAAAAAAAAAGTGAGAGGACCTACGCGCAATCTTGAGTTAGCAAAGTTACCAGCTGGAAAAAGACTTGACATAAACTGGAGAATGAATAGGCCAGTTGGTCCAAATGCAAAGCTGTTCAAATCAAGATGCACTGTTCTAGTTCGTGATGTGAAGAATGCACCACTAAAGGTTAAAGAATGGGCTGATATCAAAAtagagaacaaaataaagatgTTTGACCTAGTTTTGGTAATATTCATGTTCTTCTTGTTATGTTTTCacttgctttttttatttttatgtctataaAACTCAAACTAATAATATATGTTATGTTCTTTTAAGACATACTTTAAAGTTGAAGGTCGAAAGCATTTAGTATGGGCTCAAATGAATTCTTCTTATCGGAGTTATCGACATCTATTAAAGAAAAGGTATTTTGAACCTTATGATAACCCTGAAATTGCTCGAGCCAATATACCATTGGAAATGGAAAAAGAGGATTGGGATTACCTTGTGAATCTTTGGATTGATGAAGGCTGGCAGGTTTGTACTTCATATGACATAATAATTGTTAATTGACTTAGATTTAACTAGCCTCTTTTATCACATGTTATGAcctattttgttaattattagaAAATAAGTCAACAAAACAAGATGAGTCGAGCTGCAAATAGCATTATTCATACCACTGGTGCTAAGGGAGCCCAACAAAGAGCTGAAGAGGCGGTatctaaattttactaatttatagaCTTAATTTGAAGATATTTATTAGTTGCTATATTTATAAGATATGTTATTTGTACCTACAGTTTGAGCAAACAGGACAAGAAATTGACCGTCTTCGCCTTTGGGAGCTTACGCATACCCGTGTTAATGGACAAGCTtgcaatgaagaaactcaagaaaaaCTTGTAAGATATGTTATCACATATTGTGAGTTTTGtttattactttgataacttctcaaaattatttcttccttctttgaTAACTTGTGTAATTCTTTAAATAAGTTCTACAAAAGATAGAATCATTAAAAAATTAGTTGTGCTTTGTCGGAAGTATTAGTATATTAGAAGTTGTTTCTGCTTCAGATTTTGTTGTGAAAGtcttgaaattttgtgtttgTTGAATTATGATTagacaagaagaaaaatagagcAGAAAGCTTTGCATTGTAACTAAATGACCTCACTTTATATATCATTCAGTAAATCTGTTCTATCTGTAAGCATacattctacttttatttatattacatgCTGTGGTGCAAACTCAGCAAAACTGGCTGCTGACTCTAACATCCTAACACTCAATATAAGAAAAGAGTCCTAACTAACCTTATtatctttataaattttttttcttattctgcaAGATACCCTTAACATGTTGATTGTGCAATGTAGCTACTTTATAAATTTAAGAGGATTGTGCAATGTTGATATTTATGAGATCCAACGTTTAGGAAAAAAGTGTTTAAATTGACTATGAAAGTCTTGAAAAATTCTGTTATGCAATGAAAAAATTGGATTAATTAGGCATTAATTTTTACAGTAAGCATTTATATTCATgtttacatatatttttattgattttattagGTTGATTTGATCCATTTTAGAATTTACTTAAGGAATTATCATCTCAAGTAAATGAGGGAATATTAGAGATGAATGAACATGAGGTGATGGTAGAAGTATTTGGACCTGAACGACATGGACGAGTTCGTGGTTATGGAGCTGGCGTGACACCTACACAGTTATGGGGTCCTAGATCATTCATATTTTCTAATCTCCAAATAAAGCTTCAATgtgcagaaaaaaaatatgaagactCTAAAATAGAGGTGGAAGATTTGAAGAAAAAAGTAGATCATATGGCAGGAATACTTGAGCAACTATTGGATGGAAGGTTGCCTATAGTTCAAAGTGATAACAATCCTACTTGATTAATGCTCAAGACTTTGATGAGTTTATGTATAATTCATATAGCACTATACAAAAAAAGAACATTAATATGATATTATGATATTGAGTATTGATTTTGGTACTTGATGTTAATTGTTGTTGATATACTTATCAAATGCTAAATAAAGAATGCTATTTGTACTAGTTTTGAATCATGATCAATGATCAAAATTGCAAagcttttgtttgattttatacaATGATTATGTATGATAAAGTAAAAGCATATTCATGTCACAGTGGTAGAATTTTATTTTGTCTATTATTAtagtcatttttatttaaaaaataaataataggtGAAACCTTAACTTTTATAATAATGAATgtcaaaaaaaatatgattgagttttttttatGGTAAAAAATTGTCAAAAAATATCCATGATATAGTATATTTCACGGttaataattgtaaaaaattattgttgagaattttttatggtcaataagtgtcaaaataaatagtattttcgacggttaataagtatcacaaaaaatatattctcaaattttttaacattatttttgacggccaataattatcaaaataagattaagCTTTTTTCacaattacttatatgttaaaaatactatttttgacacaacttttattaacatattttcatagttaaaatagtgtcaaaaattatttttttgacgaattttaattcttttttgacACATATAACCctcaaaaataatctatattgttgtagtgtatgtatgtatatacgaTTTTAAGAAAACGTATTTCCAGTTTTTCATAGAAAATAACGACATTGTTTCGAGTTAAAAAGGCTCGTATTTTACTATTAAGTATATGGAAGTTGTCGTAATATCCTCGTTATCTGAGTGGTGTATCCGGAAGCGTGACATCCTGGTAGTAAGGTGCTACACTTGTTAAATAAAAAACTTATCTCATTCtaaatctttataattttttttatttttagatcaaataaaatataaattatttatttttgaaatcttttgttaattaatttactttattaaatattaaagtgatagaaaattatatttttatgttttatagagtgaaaaacatgaaataaataatatgatcaatttttctaataattttattatatgaatttaaaatatattcgTGAATAAATATGTAAAGTATACTCATTTTAATAgatttacttaatattttttattttaatatcatgacaaaaacaaataaattttaaaataatttacttttatgTACTATCATATATatagattttttaatttctaatcaagattttgaaaattgaaccggCTATTAAATCGTTCTGATTATTGGTTTATTAGTTTAATCGGCTGTGATCCAATCAAAAtaactgttttataataaaataataaataaaatataaataagcagactaaaacataattatagtctaatataaattttaaaatatcatccaaattaaaagAACTACATCAATCACAATGTTATAATCTCgttcaaatacaaattcaaaagtcaaataataataataataataataataataataataataataataataataataataataacagagtcaaaaatattttatgtactataatgaaaaaataataataaatgaatattgatatatttttttcagGTGACAATTTAGAGTCAAGCAtaaacaaatatttatttatgattaaataaaaatacttatgaaaattttttatatattgccATGTACTATTTGTTAATAAAAGGAATTAGAGATCAATATAAGAAAAATTAAACTTAGTTGGTAGAAAACTTTACTTTCTGATTTTTAGACACACACGTAATTAGacaaatatttctcttttttctcgtTTAATTTTTCTTTGTAAGTAAGAAAAGTGAGTGAGTGAGAATAGAGAAGTTGAgttagaagaaaagagaagaagaaaaaaaagaaggaatg from Arachis hypogaea cultivar Tifrunner chromosome 10, arahy.Tifrunner.gnm2.J5K5, whole genome shotgun sequence includes:
- the LOC112715238 gene encoding uncharacterized protein isoform X2, translating into MKKIYGLKTHDCHVLLECFLPLVLRGLFSSHDVRSALIGLCSFFKELCSKVLTVKNLEKIEEQIIITLCKLEMIFPPSFFDVMIHLPIHLASEAKIAGPVHYRWMYPIERYLRGLKAYVRNRAHPEGSIAEGYLANECLLFCSRYFNGIETKYNRVGRNWDGAITHGYKVEIKDKVLPIFKQNGRPSRNCKVTRRLSLEEIKQAHLYILKNCDQVTPFICKHKEILEEENPRNVQKRHDQEFSDWFESHPKTSKIANSVAARRKKGIQSLVSKRNLAPSSHLQQADFLSNNDGEHGKKVSSSSHSQVRRTFDSLSNNDGVHGKKASSSSHSQLRRQFDSLSNDDGVDEEEFESDFVAPKKKVRGPTRNLELAKLPAGKRLDINWRMNRPVGPNAKLFKSRCTVLVRDVKNAPLKVKEWADIKIENKIKMFDLVLTYFKVEGRKHLVWAQMNSSYRSYRHLLKKRYFEPYDNPEIARANIPLEMEKEDWDYLVNLWIDEGWQKISQQNKMSRAANSIIHTTGAKGAQQRAEEAFEQTGQEIDRLRLWELTHTRVNGQACNEETQEKLELSSQVNEGILEMNEHEVMVEVFGPERHGRVRGYGAGVTPTQLWGPRSFIFSNLQIKLQCAEKKYEDSKIEVEDLKKKVDHMAGILEQLLDGRLPIVQSDNNPT
- the LOC112715238 gene encoding uncharacterized protein isoform X1, whose amino-acid sequence is MKKIYGLKTHDCHVLLECFLPLVLRGLFSSHDVRSALIGLCSFFKELCSKVLTVKNLEKIEEQIIITLCKLEMIFPPSFFDVMIHLPIHLASEAKIAGPVHYRWMYPIERYLRGLKAYVRNRAHPEGSIAEGYLANECLLFCSRYFNGIETKYNRVGRNWDGAITHGYKVEIKDKVLPIFKQNGRPSRNCKVTRRLSLEEIKQAHLYILKNCDQVTPFICKHKEILEEENPRNVQKRHDQEFSDWFESHPKTSKIANSVAARRKKGIQSLVSKRNLAPSSHLQQADFLSNNDGEHGKKVSSSSHSQVRRTFDSLSNNDGVHGKKASSSSHSQLRRQFDSLSNDDGVDEEEFESDFVAPKKKVRGPTRNLELAKLPAGKRLDINWRMNRPVGPNAKLFKSRCTVLVRDVKNAPLKVKEWADIKIENKIKMFDLVLTYFKVEGRKHLVWAQMNSSYRSYRHLLKKRYFEPYDNPEIARANIPLEMEKEDWDYLVNLWIDEGWQKISQQNKMSRAANSIIHTTGAKGAQQRAEEAFEQTGQEIDRLRLWELTHTRVNGQACNEETQEKLNLLKELSSQVNEGILEMNEHEVMVEVFGPERHGRVRGYGAGVTPTQLWGPRSFIFSNLQIKLQCAEKKYEDSKIEVEDLKKKVDHMAGILEQLLDGRLPIVQSDNNPT
- the LOC112715238 gene encoding uncharacterized protein isoform X3: MKKIYGLKTHDCHVLLECFLPLVLRGLFSSHDVRSALIGLCSFFKELCSKVLTVKNLEKIEEQIIITLCKLEMIFPPSFFDVMIHLPIHLASEAKIAGPVHYRWMYPIERYLRGLKAYVRNRAHPEGSIAEGYLANECLLFCSRYFNGIETKYNRVGRNWDGAITHGYKVEIKDKVLPIFKQNGRPSRNCKVTRRLSLEEIKQAHLYILKNCDQVTPFICKHKEILEEENPRNVQKRHDQEFSDWFESHPKTSKIANSVAARRKKGIQSLVSKRNLAPSSHLQQADFLSNNDGEHGKKVSSSSHSQVRRTFDSLSNNDGVHGKKASSSSHSQLRRQFDSLSNDDGVDEEEFESDFVAPKKKVRGPTRNLELAKLPAGKRLDINWRMNRPVGPNAKLFKSRCTVLVRDVKNAPLKVKEWADIKIENKIKMFDLVLTYFKVEGRKHLVWAQMNSSYRSYRHLLKKRYFEPYDNPEIARANIPLEMEKEDWDYLVNLWIDEGWQKISQQNKMSRAANSIIHTTGAKGAQQRAEEAFEQTGQEIDRLRLWELTHTRVNGQACNEETQEKLVDLIHFRIYLRNYHLK